One window of the Nocardia huaxiensis genome contains the following:
- a CDS encoding AbrB family transcriptional regulator has product MNRWQAISWVALLAAVLGIAELLERTGFPAPQMIVAIVVGAGLAVIGRLPTPMPREVNTGVQAMLGVLMGSYLQIELLSSIGWDLVPVLAITAATVAVSIGIAVVFARLAKVELPTATLGLLAGGSAAVVAVADELDADPRRVAFMQYLRVAMVALTAPALAVLLDDGDRTDFGAATLGGGVTNPDLPHWMIVGRGDQVAGLSIAVMLCLIGIRLGRYLRLPNPALIGPMIITAVLTAFGVSHGYAPTNLLKELLFVLIGFEVGTRFTRGVVREMARMIPGMTAAIVALSVLVGGLAFGLAYLVDLELSDLYLATTPGGINAVLAAAENMEANMPLITSVQSVRLLLMVLMLPLVMRGLRRFTPPAPVPTAASPDPDSEQLAEPVAAARAAA; this is encoded by the coding sequence ATGAACCGGTGGCAGGCGATCTCGTGGGTGGCTCTGTTGGCCGCGGTGCTGGGCATCGCGGAGCTGTTGGAGCGCACCGGGTTCCCCGCGCCGCAGATGATCGTGGCGATCGTGGTGGGCGCCGGGCTGGCGGTGATCGGACGGCTGCCCACGCCGATGCCGCGTGAGGTGAACACCGGCGTGCAGGCCATGCTGGGCGTGCTCATGGGTAGCTACCTGCAGATCGAGTTGCTGTCGTCGATCGGCTGGGATCTCGTTCCGGTCCTGGCCATCACGGCCGCCACGGTGGCGGTGAGCATCGGCATCGCGGTGGTCTTCGCCCGGCTCGCCAAGGTCGAATTGCCCACCGCCACACTGGGATTGCTGGCTGGTGGGTCGGCAGCCGTGGTCGCGGTGGCCGACGAGCTGGACGCCGATCCGCGCCGGGTCGCCTTCATGCAGTACCTGCGCGTGGCCATGGTGGCCTTGACGGCCCCCGCGCTGGCGGTACTCCTGGACGACGGGGACAGAACGGATTTCGGCGCGGCAACCCTCGGCGGGGGAGTGACCAACCCGGACCTGCCGCACTGGATGATCGTCGGCCGCGGCGATCAGGTCGCGGGCCTGTCCATCGCGGTCATGCTGTGCCTCATCGGCATTCGGCTCGGCCGCTACCTGCGGCTGCCGAACCCCGCCCTCATCGGCCCCATGATCATCACCGCGGTGCTCACCGCCTTCGGCGTCAGCCACGGCTACGCGCCCACCAACCTGCTGAAGGAATTGCTGTTCGTCCTCATCGGTTTCGAGGTCGGCACGCGCTTCACCCGCGGCGTGGTCCGCGAGATGGCCCGCATGATCCCCGGCATGACCGCCGCCATCGTGGCGCTGTCGGTGCTGGTCGGCGGCCTCGCCTTCGGCCTGGCCTACCTCGTGGACCTGGAACTCTCGGATCTCTACCTGGCCACCACGCCCGGCGGCATCAACGCCGTCCTGGCCGCCGCCGAGAACATGGAGGCGAACATGCCGCTCATCACGAGCGTGCAGAGCGTCCGCCTGCTGCTCATGGTGCTCATGCTGCCGCTGGTCATGCGCGGCCTGCGGCGTTTCACCCCGCCCGCGCCGGTCCCGACCGCGGCGAGCCCCGATCCGGATTCCGAGCAGCTCGCCGAGCCGGTGGCGGCTGCTCGCGCCGCCGCCTGA
- a CDS encoding nuclear transport factor 2 family protein, which yields MNANFRPSNADIVGTLYRAFGTGDIAYILDQLSDDVAWDADWNSNSAQLAGVAHMAARKGPAEVAEFFALLADWTFHEFTVLDVIGTDGQVAAEIRVDVTLPGGTRITDDELHLWSFDADGKVTRFRHYADTAKHITAAVGG from the coding sequence ATGAACGCCAACTTCCGGCCCAGCAATGCCGATATCGTCGGCACCCTGTACCGCGCTTTCGGCACCGGCGATATCGCCTACATCCTCGACCAGCTCAGCGACGACGTCGCCTGGGACGCCGACTGGAACTCCAACTCCGCGCAGCTCGCCGGTGTCGCGCACATGGCCGCCCGGAAGGGGCCGGCCGAGGTCGCGGAATTCTTTGCGCTGCTGGCCGATTGGACGTTCCACGAATTCACCGTGCTGGATGTGATCGGCACGGACGGGCAGGTGGCGGCGGAGATCCGGGTCGATGTGACGCTGCCCGGCGGGACCCGCATCACCGATGACGAACTGCATCTGTGGAGCTTCGACGCGGACGGGAAGGTCACCCGGTTCCGCCACTATGCCGACACCGCCAAGCACATCACCGCTGCGGTCGGGGGGTGA